The nucleotide window AGAGCATCGTCGACGCGATCTCGGAACAGCTGATGAAGCTCAACTACTTCGCCGGTGCCGCGGGCTCGGTGCCCGGCGCGCTCTTCGCCGAGAAGCTGATCTCGAAGATGCCGGGCATGAGCCGGGTCTACTACACGAACTCGGGCTCGGAGGCGAACGAGAAGGCCTTCAAGATGATCCGCCAGATCGCGCACAAGCGCTACGGCGGCAAGAAGCACAAGATCCTGTACCGCGAGCGCGACTACCACGGCTCGACCATCGGCGCGATGTCGGCGGGCGGCCAGGTCGAGCGCAACATGCAGTATGGCCCCTTCGCCCCGGGCTTCGTGTCGGTGCCGCACTGCCTCGAATACCGCGCCCAGTGGGATCTTTCCGGCGAGGCATACGGCCAGCGTGCCGCCGACGCCATCGAAGAGGTCATCCTGCGCGAGGGCCCCGACACCGTGGGCGCGCTCTGCCTCGAGCCGGTGACCGCCGGCGGCGGCGTGATCGTGCCGCCCGAGGGCTACTGGCAGCGCGTGCAGGAAATCTGCCGGAAATACGACATCCTGCTGCACATCGACGAGGTCGTCTGCGGCGTCGGACGGACCGGCACCCACTGGTTCGGCTACCAGCATTACGGCATCGAGCCCGACTTTGTGACCATGGCCAAGGGTGTCGCCTCGGGCTACGCCGCCATTGCATGCTGCGTCACCTCCGAGCGCGTCTTCGATCTGTTCAAGGACGATGACAGCGATCCGATGAACTACTTCCGCGATATCTCGACCTTCGGCGGCTGCACCGCGGGCCCGGCCGCGGCGCTCGAGAACATGCGCATCATCGAGGACGAGAACCTGCTCGAGAACACCACGCAGATGGGCGACTACATGCTCGGGAAGCTGGAAGAGCTGAAGGACAAGCACCCGGTGGTCGGCGACGTGCGCGGCAAGGGCCTGTTCCTCGGTGCCGAGCTGGTCAGCGACCGGGCCAGCAAGGAGCCTGTGAGCGAGAAGCAGATCGGCGCCGTCGTCGCGGCCTGCAACGCGGCCGGTGTCATCATCGGCGCCACCAACCGCTCGGTGCCGGGGCTGAACAACGTGCTGTGCTTCGCGCCCGCCCTGATCGCCACGAAGGACGACATCGACCAGATCATCGACGCCGTCGACGGGAGCCTGACCAAGGTCTTTGCGTGACCGGCACCCGGATCAACGATTTCGGCCAGCCCGTCGGCCTGCCGGTCGACGGGAGCTTCCCACGCCCCCGTCCGCCGCGCAGCGGGCTGGCAGGCCGGTATGTCCGGCTGGAGCCGCTGACCGTGGCCCATGCCGCCGGCCTCTTCGAGGTCTTCGCCGAGGACACCGAGGGCCACGGCTGGACCTACCTGCCGCGCGGCCCCTTCGCCGATCTAGCGGATGCGACCGGCTGGGCCGAGGCCTCTGAGGCAAGCGAAGACCCGCTGTTCTACACGATCCTGTCGCCCGAGGGCACGCCGCTCGGGGTCTGCTCCTACCTGCGGATCGACCCGGCGAACGGGGTGATCGAGGTCGGCAACATCCACCTCGCCCCGCGCCTGCAGAAGACGCCGGCCGCGACCGAGGCGATGGCCCTGATGATGGCGCGCGCCTTCGACGAGCTGGGCTACCGGCGCTACGAGTGGAAATGCGACGCGCTCAACACACCGTCGCGGCGCGCGGCGCAGCGGCTTGGCTTCAAGTACGAGGGCACCTTCCGACAGGCGGTGGTGGTCAAGGGCCGCAACCGCGACACCGCGTGGTTCTCGGTGATCGACGGCGAGTGGCCCGCGCTGAAAGAGCGCTTCACACGCTGGCTGGACCCGTCGAACTTCGACGCGGAGGGGCGCCAGCTCCAGCGGCTCGAAGCCTGCTGACGGTTCGGTCCAACGCCGAAAGCCCTGCCCCGAGCAACATGATCCCAAAAACAAAAAGGACCGCCACTGGCGGTCCTTTGCACGTTCAGGTCAAGGCTGGAGAGGCCGAAGCTTCACTCGTTGACGCTGTCCTTGAGGGCCTTCGCAATGGTCATCTTGACCTGCTTGTCGGCCTCTTTCTTGAACTGCTCGCCGGTCGCGGGGTTGCGGACCATGCGCTCGGGGCGCTCGCGGCAGTAGATCTTGCCCACGCCCGGCAGGGTCACGGCGCCGCCGGCGGCCACTTCCTTGGTGATGATGCCGGTGATCGCGTCCAGCGCGGTGGTGGCGGTTTTCTTGTCTGCGCCCATCTCCTCGGCCAGTGCGGCCACCAGCTGGGTCTTGGTCATCGGTTTCGCCATTTCTATGGTCTCCTTAGCTGCCCGAACGATTGGGCCTCGTTACGGGAAATTAACATCATGTCGCGTTCAAACACAACGATTAGGGGCCGTTTGCAAGGGAAAAACGCCTATTTTGCTGCCCCGGGGCGGCTCTGACCGCGCGTCAGAGGAAAGCTGTCTCTTCGAAGCTGCGCAGTTTCCGGCTGTGCAGCCGTTCCAGCGGCATGCCGCGCAGGCGCTCCATCGCCCGGATTCCGATCATCAGATGACGGGCGACCTGCGTCTTGTAAAAGTCGCTCGCCATGCCGGGAAGCTTCAACTCGCCGTGCAGCGGTTTGTCGCTGACACACAGCAGCGTGCCGTAGGGCACCCGGAAGCGGAAACCGTTGGCGGCGATCGTCGCGCTTTCCATGTCGAGCGCCACTGCCCGCGACTGCGACAGCCGCTGCACAGGGCCGGACTGGTCGCGCAACTCCCAGTTGCGGTTGTCGACGCTGGCGACCGTGCCGGTGCGCATCACCCGCTTGAGGTCGTAGCCGTCAAGCTGCGTTTCCTCGGCCACTGCCTGCTCGAGCGCGACCTGGATCTCGGCCAGCGCCGGGATCGGCACCCAGACCGGCAGGTCGTCGTCGAGCACCTTGTCCTCGCGCAGGTAAGCGTGGGCGAGCACGAAATCGCCCAGACTCTGCGAGCTGCGCAGCCCGGCGCAATGGCCGACCATCAGCCAGGCGTGCGGGCGCAGCACGGCGATGTGGTCGGTCGCGGTCTTGGCGTTCGACGGACCCACCCCGATGTTGACCAGCGTGATGCCGGCGCCGTTGGGGCGCTTCAGGTGGTAGGTCGGCATCTGCGGCATCTTGGCCGAGTGCGGAATCTCGGCGTCGGGCTCGGTGATCTCGACGTTGCCGGTCGAGACAAAGGACGTGTAGCCGCTGTCGGGGTCGGCGAGCTGCGCGCGGGCATAGGCCTCGAACTCGCTGACGTAGAACTGGTAGTTGGTGAACAGGACATGGTTCTGGAAATGCGTCGGGTCGGTCGCGGTGTAATGGGCGAGCCGGGCCAGCGAGTAGTCGATGCGCTGCGCGGTGAAGGGCGCGAGCGGCCCCGCCCCGTCGGCGGCGGGTT belongs to Salipiger profundus and includes:
- a CDS encoding aminotransferase family protein → MDGTLTQNDLSHVVDADKAHIWHHLVQHKAFETSDPRIIVEGKGMRVWDQHGREHIDAVSGAVWTVNVGYGRKSIVDAISEQLMKLNYFAGAAGSVPGALFAEKLISKMPGMSRVYYTNSGSEANEKAFKMIRQIAHKRYGGKKHKILYRERDYHGSTIGAMSAGGQVERNMQYGPFAPGFVSVPHCLEYRAQWDLSGEAYGQRAADAIEEVILREGPDTVGALCLEPVTAGGGVIVPPEGYWQRVQEICRKYDILLHIDEVVCGVGRTGTHWFGYQHYGIEPDFVTMAKGVASGYAAIACCVTSERVFDLFKDDDSDPMNYFRDISTFGGCTAGPAAALENMRIIEDENLLENTTQMGDYMLGKLEELKDKHPVVGDVRGKGLFLGAELVSDRASKEPVSEKQIGAVVAACNAAGVIIGATNRSVPGLNNVLCFAPALIATKDDIDQIIDAVDGSLTKVFA
- a CDS encoding GNAT family N-acetyltransferase translates to MTGTRINDFGQPVGLPVDGSFPRPRPPRSGLAGRYVRLEPLTVAHAAGLFEVFAEDTEGHGWTYLPRGPFADLADATGWAEASEASEDPLFYTILSPEGTPLGVCSYLRIDPANGVIEVGNIHLAPRLQKTPAATEAMALMMARAFDELGYRRYEWKCDALNTPSRRAAQRLGFKYEGTFRQAVVVKGRNRDTAWFSVIDGEWPALKERFTRWLDPSNFDAEGRQLQRLEAC
- a CDS encoding HU family DNA-binding protein; amino-acid sequence: MAKPMTKTQLVAALAEEMGADKKTATTALDAITGIITKEVAAGGAVTLPGVGKIYCRERPERMVRNPATGEQFKKEADKQVKMTIAKALKDSVNE
- a CDS encoding AMP nucleosidase, which produces MQDNHAPLEIVSPEAHAPEKFSDAEAAVDRLCALYDQAVTFLHDRFLDAMATGHPGVRIRAFYPEIRITTTTHAKVDSRLSFGHVPAPGTFAASITRPDLFRHYLKQQIGLLLTTHQVPVQVGLSTTPMPVHFAVANYPDLAVPQEGAGQFILRDVFDVPDLTVTNDDIVNGVSKPAADGAGPLAPFTAQRIDYSLARLAHYTATDPTHFQNHVLFTNYQFYVSEFEAYARAQLADPDSGYTSFVSTGNVEITEPDAEIPHSAKMPQMPTYHLKRPNGAGITLVNIGVGPSNAKTATDHIAVLRPHAWLMVGHCAGLRSSQSLGDFVLAHAYLREDKVLDDDLPVWVPIPALAEIQVALEQAVAEETQLDGYDLKRVMRTGTVASVDNRNWELRDQSGPVQRLSQSRAVALDMESATIAANGFRFRVPYGTLLCVSDKPLHGELKLPGMASDFYKTQVARHLMIGIRAMERLRGMPLERLHSRKLRSFEETAFL